One Rhodopirellula bahusiensis genomic region harbors:
- a CDS encoding helix-turn-helix domain-containing protein: MATDMNFFKLESRHFEEMEQTLSGWDHQYRQMSPGTFRGILQHLQTETCAIFRNRWEQSIHYHGTAPPGTLGMAISLEQQGEARWVGQRVSFNDLIVQRAGREAEYLSGSLWDSVVFVVPEAVLSERIADLQQIDPDPIVQTHGVVHLTPQLADQLRRTSQAYLHAAERFQNGLCAPHVIEELADRTITLLATGLFASRVNRHSNSILQRRNKLVHQAKEHAADRANQPLRIGELCKEIKVSERTLRHAFGDVTGMSPLDYLKAFRLNRVRRQLRETTEQDVLVKQFAYANGFSHLAQFSQDYRQLFGELPSQTLQRSNAGLASK, from the coding sequence ATGGCCACTGACATGAACTTTTTCAAACTGGAGTCTCGCCATTTCGAAGAGATGGAACAAACGCTCAGCGGTTGGGACCATCAATATCGCCAGATGAGCCCCGGAACCTTTCGTGGGATCTTGCAGCACCTGCAGACCGAAACCTGCGCAATTTTTCGCAATCGGTGGGAACAATCCATTCACTATCACGGCACAGCGCCGCCCGGAACGCTCGGAATGGCGATTTCGCTCGAGCAGCAAGGCGAAGCACGCTGGGTGGGACAACGCGTCTCGTTCAATGACCTGATCGTGCAGCGTGCAGGGAGGGAAGCGGAGTATCTATCCGGTTCGCTATGGGACAGCGTCGTCTTTGTCGTTCCGGAGGCCGTGTTGTCGGAACGCATCGCGGACCTGCAACAGATCGATCCCGATCCGATCGTGCAAACCCATGGCGTTGTTCATCTGACTCCGCAGTTGGCTGATCAACTTCGCCGTACCAGCCAAGCCTACTTGCATGCGGCGGAGCGATTCCAAAACGGATTGTGTGCCCCGCACGTCATCGAGGAGTTGGCCGATCGAACCATCACGCTGTTAGCAACCGGATTGTTTGCTTCACGTGTGAACCGCCATTCCAATTCCATCCTACAACGTCGAAACAAGTTGGTTCACCAAGCAAAAGAACATGCGGCCGATCGCGCCAACCAGCCGCTGCGTATCGGCGAGCTGTGCAAAGAAATCAAAGTGAGCGAACGAACACTCCGACACGCCTTTGGTGACGTGACCGGCATGAGTCCGCTCGACTACTTAAAAGCATTTCGACTCAACCGAGTCCGACGACAACTCCGTGAAACAACGGAGCAGGATGTCTTGGTCAAACAGTTCGCCTACGCCAACGGCTTCAGCCACCTCGCCCAGTTCAGCCAAGACTATCGACAATTGTTCGGTGAGTTGCCTTCACAAACGCTGCAGCGAAGCAACGCTGGTCTTGCATCCAAGTAA
- a CDS encoding arylsulfatase has translation MKFGRSFGFLVLLTGSVFIPGPSNAVENEPTKVASDASADSQSPSEGKAADFKGIIKTDIRDSKPDWTPFTPKKAPEGAPNILFVLYDDTGLAAWSPYGGGINMPTLDKLAANGLTYTNWHTTALCSPTRSTLLTGRNHHLNGMAGITEVATGFPGSNGHIPKECATIGQVLQDGGYSTFWVGKNHNVPEQDVASGASRERWPLNMGFDRFYGFLGGETNQWYPDLTEDNRFVEPPATPEEGYHLSKDLADQAIKMVKDHRSSNPSRPWYMWYCPGANHAPHHAPEEYIAKYKGKFDDGYEAYREHVLARMIEKGIMPEGTELTPMNPMSEDVADPADMVRPWDSLSADEKKLFSKMMEVFAGFSEYTDAQVGRVVDYLEETGQLDNTIVIYAADNGTSGEGSPNGSVNENKFFNGFPDTIEENMKYMDVLGSPDTYNHFPTGWAMATSAPFRMFKRYSQYAGGTVDPLVISWPKGIQAKGELRHQYHHSVDIVPTLLEITGLEMPKVYEGVKQYPLSGKSMTYTFEAEPDAATNRHVQYYTMFGTRGLWKDGWMISSLHSPFSNSGDYEKDEWELYHVAEDRAQSKNLAEKHPEKVKELVAAYFEEAEKNLVLPIDDRSPAELLTTPRPTNEPPSDRHVYYPGTSAIPEGVAANIRGRSYKIMANVEITDADASGVLFAHGSRFGGHSLFLKDKKLHYVYNFLGIKPEQHFESEELKPGKYTLGVEFIREKSGEHGEHLGKTKLYVNDKVVDSGDMKTQPAKFTLSGDGMCVGWDSADAVTEQYETPARFEGGTIQAVGIDTGEESYENLELEAQRALIGH, from the coding sequence ATGAAATTTGGTAGAAGTTTTGGATTCTTGGTCTTGTTGACGGGATCGGTTTTCATACCGGGTCCATCAAATGCGGTCGAGAACGAACCGACGAAAGTTGCGAGCGATGCTTCCGCTGACAGCCAATCTCCGAGCGAGGGAAAGGCTGCGGATTTCAAAGGAATCATCAAAACCGATATTCGCGATTCCAAACCTGACTGGACGCCGTTCACACCAAAGAAGGCACCTGAGGGTGCGCCGAATATTTTGTTCGTTTTATATGACGACACTGGATTGGCGGCCTGGTCACCTTACGGCGGTGGCATCAACATGCCGACGCTCGACAAGCTGGCGGCCAACGGGCTGACCTATACCAACTGGCACACGACCGCGTTGTGCTCACCCACCCGGTCCACTCTTTTGACCGGACGAAACCACCACCTCAACGGGATGGCGGGGATCACCGAAGTGGCAACCGGGTTCCCAGGATCGAATGGCCATATTCCAAAGGAATGCGCCACAATCGGACAAGTCCTCCAAGACGGAGGCTACAGCACGTTTTGGGTTGGCAAGAACCACAATGTGCCCGAACAAGATGTTGCTTCGGGAGCGAGCCGTGAACGTTGGCCCCTGAACATGGGCTTTGATCGTTTCTATGGATTCTTGGGTGGCGAAACGAACCAGTGGTATCCCGACCTGACCGAAGACAATCGCTTCGTCGAACCGCCGGCGACTCCAGAGGAAGGATATCACCTTTCGAAAGACTTGGCTGATCAAGCGATCAAGATGGTGAAAGACCATCGGTCGTCCAACCCTTCGCGGCCTTGGTACATGTGGTATTGCCCCGGTGCCAATCATGCACCCCACCATGCTCCGGAAGAATACATCGCCAAGTACAAGGGCAAGTTCGACGACGGCTATGAAGCGTACCGTGAACACGTCCTGGCTCGCATGATTGAGAAAGGCATCATGCCCGAAGGCACCGAGCTGACGCCGATGAATCCGATGTCCGAGGACGTAGCGGACCCGGCTGACATGGTTCGACCGTGGGATTCGCTTTCGGCTGACGAGAAGAAGTTGTTCTCCAAGATGATGGAAGTGTTCGCCGGATTCTCAGAGTACACCGACGCGCAGGTCGGACGCGTGGTCGACTACCTCGAGGAGACCGGGCAGCTCGATAACACGATCGTGATCTACGCGGCCGACAATGGAACCTCTGGTGAAGGCAGCCCCAACGGATCGGTCAACGAGAACAAATTCTTCAACGGGTTTCCCGACACGATCGAAGAGAACATGAAGTACATGGATGTCTTGGGCAGTCCAGACACCTACAACCACTTCCCGACTGGTTGGGCAATGGCAACGTCAGCACCTTTCCGCATGTTCAAACGATATTCGCAGTACGCCGGCGGCACGGTGGATCCTTTGGTGATCTCGTGGCCCAAAGGCATTCAAGCGAAGGGAGAACTTCGCCACCAGTATCACCACAGCGTCGACATCGTGCCAACGCTTCTGGAGATCACCGGGTTGGAGATGCCCAAGGTCTACGAGGGTGTGAAGCAGTATCCGTTGTCCGGGAAATCGATGACCTACACCTTTGAGGCTGAACCCGATGCGGCGACGAACCGCCACGTTCAGTACTACACGATGTTCGGAACGCGAGGCCTTTGGAAGGACGGCTGGATGATTTCGTCGCTGCACTCACCCTTCAGCAACTCAGGTGACTATGAGAAGGACGAGTGGGAACTCTATCACGTTGCTGAAGACCGTGCCCAATCGAAGAATCTCGCAGAGAAGCATCCTGAGAAAGTGAAGGAATTGGTCGCGGCGTACTTCGAAGAGGCTGAGAAGAACCTGGTGCTACCGATTGACGATCGTTCTCCTGCGGAACTGTTGACAACTCCGCGCCCGACGAATGAACCACCGAGCGATCGACACGTCTACTACCCCGGAACATCAGCCATTCCGGAAGGCGTCGCGGCGAACATTCGAGGTCGCTCGTACAAAATCATGGCCAACGTCGAGATTACTGACGCCGATGCGTCGGGCGTGCTCTTCGCACACGGTTCCCGATTCGGTGGCCATTCGTTGTTCTTGAAAGATAAAAAACTTCACTACGTCTACAACTTTCTCGGGATTAAACCGGAACAGCATTTTGAATCGGAAGAGCTGAAGCCAGGCAAGTACACCCTCGGTGTGGAATTCATTCGAGAAAAATCGGGTGAACACGGCGAGCACCTTGGGAAAACAAAGTTGTACGTCAATGACAAAGTGGTCGACAGTGGCGACATGAAGACGCAACCCGCTAAGTTTACGCTCTCGGGTGATGGCATGTGCGTCGGTTGGGACAGTGCTGACGCGGTGACCGAACAGTACGAGACTCCGGCAAGATTCGAAGGCGGAACCATCCAAGCCGTCGGCATCGATACCGGCGAAGAGAGCTACGAAAATCTCGAACTCGAAGCTCAACGAGCACTGATCGGGCACTAG
- a CDS encoding DUF1254 domain-containing protein: MRSNLHQTITVAMLLCVGVLNANAQDKPVPLADAGLRGDEKIETPIGEIQLHDSYFDEEASQRLFDELDYQRACQAYLWSTPLVSIATWRDRQAEAFGVEGATDFVVLKSLKEKRGIVTGNLTTPYIFNFTNLKGGPVRIEYPAGQTAGGVLDFWMRSVFDLGLTGPDEGQGASYIVVGPEENPASYEQEGVHVFQSPTNNVLVGIRVLDPDPKYYETYKSQYKMGPVDEAPEPCRFIEDKNVEWSATAPRGLDYWEVLSDILNEEPVRTIDKPWMAMLEPLGIAKGQAFEPDQRLQKILLDGAAMGELMTRNIQVNPRYTDPYWEGTSWYKSFDFHVEEETETIQEIDQRATWFYEAVGASKGMVNPTPGKGQVYMTTKRDASGDMLRADKTYKLHVPADVPVGQFWSVTLYSEETRRPYDNGGTEIRDISLGSRTEGLHKNSDGSVDLYIGAEAPEGMESNFLKTIGDDGWFVYFRLYAPLQPFFDKSFKLPDFEVVQ; the protein is encoded by the coding sequence ATGAGATCCAACCTCCACCAAACCATCACCGTTGCGATGCTTCTGTGTGTTGGCGTACTAAATGCGAACGCTCAAGACAAGCCCGTCCCGCTCGCTGACGCGGGGCTTCGGGGCGATGAAAAGATTGAGACTCCCATTGGAGAGATTCAGCTTCACGACAGCTATTTTGACGAAGAAGCGTCGCAAAGATTATTTGATGAGTTGGATTACCAACGTGCGTGCCAAGCTTATCTTTGGAGCACTCCGCTGGTTAGCATCGCGACTTGGCGCGACCGTCAAGCCGAAGCGTTTGGTGTCGAGGGCGCAACCGACTTCGTCGTCCTAAAATCGCTCAAAGAAAAGCGGGGAATCGTTACAGGCAATCTGACAACACCCTACATCTTCAATTTTACCAATCTCAAGGGCGGGCCGGTTCGGATCGAATATCCCGCTGGACAAACCGCTGGCGGCGTCCTCGATTTTTGGATGCGCTCAGTGTTCGACCTGGGGCTGACGGGGCCCGACGAAGGTCAGGGTGCCAGCTACATTGTCGTTGGCCCAGAAGAAAACCCCGCGTCCTACGAGCAGGAAGGCGTCCACGTCTTCCAAAGCCCGACCAACAACGTGCTCGTGGGAATTCGGGTTCTTGATCCCGACCCTAAGTACTACGAGACCTACAAATCACAGTACAAAATGGGCCCGGTCGACGAAGCTCCCGAGCCATGCCGCTTCATCGAGGACAAAAATGTGGAGTGGAGTGCGACCGCACCGCGAGGCCTGGACTACTGGGAAGTCCTTTCGGACATCCTGAACGAGGAGCCGGTGCGCACCATCGACAAACCTTGGATGGCGATGCTCGAACCGCTCGGAATCGCCAAAGGGCAAGCGTTTGAGCCCGATCAGCGGTTGCAAAAAATCTTGCTGGATGGAGCAGCGATGGGTGAGCTGATGACTCGCAATATCCAGGTCAATCCCCGCTACACCGATCCGTACTGGGAAGGCACGTCGTGGTACAAGAGCTTTGACTTCCACGTCGAAGAAGAGACCGAGACAATTCAGGAAATTGACCAGCGAGCGACTTGGTTCTATGAGGCCGTCGGTGCATCGAAAGGCATGGTCAATCCAACACCCGGAAAGGGGCAGGTCTATATGACCACGAAACGCGATGCCTCTGGCGACATGCTCCGCGCCGACAAGACCTACAAGCTGCACGTGCCCGCAGACGTCCCGGTGGGGCAATTTTGGTCCGTCACGCTTTACAGCGAAGAGACCCGGCGGCCGTATGACAATGGGGGAACCGAAATCCGCGACATCAGTCTGGGCAGTCGTACAGAAGGACTTCACAAAAACAGCGATGGCTCCGTGGATCTGTACATCGGAGCCGAGGCTCCTGAAGGCATGGAAAGCAACTTTCTTAAAACCATCGGTGATGATGGATGGTTTGTCTATTTCCGGCTCTATGCCCCGTTGCAACCGTTCTTCGATAAGTCATTTAAGTTGCCTGATTTTGAAGTTGTTCAATAG
- a CDS encoding ABC transporter permease translates to MDDQWMSDSVGFDRETGSEWMRYVRVFGTFARNSLVRDMTFRANFVIECLSSIGWTLMNVGFYLIIFQFTGSIGADTGWDRERFFLFLATTWFINSIVQAFFMPNAEEFSELIRTGGLDFALLKPIDTQFLISFRRVSWSSLANFLAGLVIAGVALSRLATREVDPHIPTAMSVVLYVLFCMCGVVIMYSLMICLSATSIWLGRNQTLYNFWFYITNFSRYPMEIYNRGWGTPMYGFFTFVVPVLVVVNVPARLLAKPIDPRTNEEWMLVGWALIATVLSVTFSRWVFRRALGSYRSASS, encoded by the coding sequence ATGGACGACCAGTGGATGAGCGATTCAGTCGGCTTCGATCGAGAAACGGGCTCCGAATGGATGCGATACGTTCGCGTGTTTGGAACGTTTGCTCGCAACAGTCTGGTTCGCGACATGACGTTCCGCGCGAACTTTGTGATCGAGTGCCTGAGCAGCATTGGTTGGACGCTGATGAACGTCGGCTTTTACCTGATCATCTTTCAGTTCACCGGATCCATCGGAGCCGACACGGGCTGGGATCGCGAACGGTTCTTTTTGTTTTTGGCCACGACGTGGTTCATCAACTCGATTGTGCAAGCGTTCTTCATGCCCAACGCGGAAGAATTCAGCGAGCTGATTCGTACGGGCGGGTTGGACTTTGCGTTGCTGAAACCGATCGACACCCAGTTTTTGATTTCGTTCCGGCGGGTCAGTTGGTCGTCGCTGGCCAACTTCTTGGCTGGGTTGGTGATCGCGGGCGTGGCTCTTTCGAGATTGGCCACCCGGGAAGTCGACCCGCACATTCCGACGGCGATGTCGGTGGTGCTGTATGTGCTGTTTTGCATGTGCGGCGTCGTCATCATGTACAGCCTGATGATTTGTCTTTCCGCAACCAGCATTTGGTTGGGACGCAATCAAACGCTTTACAACTTTTGGTTCTACATCACCAACTTCAGCCGTTACCCGATGGAAATTTACAACCGTGGTTGGGGCACACCGATGTACGGGTTCTTCACCTTTGTGGTGCCCGTGCTAGTGGTCGTGAACGTACCGGCTCGTTTGTTGGCCAAGCCCATCGATCCGCGAACCAACGAAGAATGGATGTTGGTTGGTTGGGCGTTGATCGCCACCGTGCTGAGCGTCACGTTCAGCCGCTGGGTCTTTCGCCGAGCCCTCGGCAGTTACCGCAGCGCCAGTTCGTAA